A section of the Plasmodium knowlesi strain H genome assembly, chromosome: 3 genome encodes:
- a CDS encoding apical sushi protein, putative: MNLLCGIIITHLLCYNVELQAKETKGGHALPWDQNKLESSWEGEDTIEEGLPPKDYTEEGEISQTFDETSSVEGEDAHPNLRSTFSFFQGKEGEEVGQKADQRYEENVQRVNAPSDQQGGHKHVDPPTQMATEKIIKEGENLYINGGIIDYEYNNDDEFFKSFHIENANKQIEINSPCFNIKNENECQENRNCFYDPTYQACFQNCKNLGEGECSKYTECKLTMNGCENEGFLNINVFGSDIGSDVRACELFNSEGSCYMMEELYKNFGSKEKTNFNCVWLSYKREYKKRKEGGAGRRHKKEPHDQGGMENGGVINVHKTNGQSEPGAHPNYHVLRTEGQRSIGRNEEFLSLLELKSSEKKKKENQKNSNEGKETKKTNAKKGKAHGDEDGDDEDYGDDDNGEGLDAEDDADFNDVNDEDVAGKEEDLDGEGSDENEGDDFDDEFENKMAKSKGKEQSNDKGEISGDAEGRDTKRMHGKEPSDEVPIGKSIPKGDELIVPPEKLVASQTEIVTESIIDDAGKVDTTGKHDQDGQEDYADGINGNPTGNDNLGSVPHERGILKHNFNKPGHGDHYDEWITVETSICANLNERPNPSVLLEGALIAEKEAELRSIKNKYKITDNEICVKPSNEPNISFSPKKNFYVIGEKIEFICQKGYKIVGTTNVGVCVGRNKIVPNISCESLNDFDDVQKENIQKINSLISSGVSSALSGFLAMVLFVVGTLLTQ; the protein is encoded by the exons atgaatttattatgcggaataataataacacaTTTGCTTTGCTACAACGTCGAGTTGCAGGCGAAAGAGACCAAGGGGGGACATGCGCTTCCTTGGGATCAGAACAAATTGGAATCCTCCtgggaaggggaagatacCATAGAGGAAGGACTACCCCCAAAG GATTACACTGAGGAAGGGGAGATATCCCAAACGTTCGACGAGACAAGCAGTGTTGAGGGAGAGGATGCGCACCCCAACCTTAGATCGA ccttttcatttttccaaggaaaggaaggagaagaagtagGACAGAAGGCGGATCAAAGATACGAGGAAAATGTGCAGCGCGTGAACGCACCAAGTGACCAGCAGGGGGGACATAAACATGTTGACCCACCCACCCAAATGGCAACTGAAAAAATCAtcaaggaaggagaaaatcttTATATCAATGGAGGAATAATCGATTACGAATATAACAACGATGATGAGTTTTTTAAGTCATTCCATATCGAAAACGCAAACAAGCAAATCGAAATAAACAGTCCATGTTTTAACATAAAGAACGAAAACGAATGTCAGGAAAATAGGAACTGTTTCTATGATCCTACATATCAGGCTTGCTTCCagaattgcaaaaatttgGGAGAAGGGGAATGCTCCAAATATACGGAGTGTAAGCTGACCATGAATGGATGCGAAAATGAAG GATTCCTAAACATCAACGTGTTCGGCTCGGACATCGGGTCGGATGTGCGCGCCTGCGAATTGTTCAATTCGGAGGGATCATGCTACATGATGGAGGAGTTGTATAAAAACTTTGGTAGTAAAGAGAAGACGAACTTTAACTGCGTTTGGCTGTCTTACAAACGTGAATACAAGAAGCGCAAGGAAGGGGGTGCTGGAAGGCGCCATAAAAAAGAACCACATGATCAGGGGGGAATGGAAAATGGCGGAGTTATTAACGTGCACAAGACGAATGGACAAAGCGAACCGGGTGCCCACCCCAATTATCATGTACTCCGAACCGAGGGACAGAGAAGCATTGGTAGGAATGAAGAGTTTCTATCCCTACTGGAATTAAAAtcgagtgaaaaaaaaaaaaaagaaaaccaaaaaaatagcaatgaAGGGAAAGAGACCAAGAAGACAAACgcaaagaaggggaaagcgCATGGGGACGAAGATGGCGACGACGAGGATTatggtgatgatgataaCGGTGAGGGACTGGATGCAGAAGATGATGCCGATTTTAACGATGTGAATGATGAGGATGTGGCGGGAAAAGAGGAGGATCTGGATGGAGAAGGGTCAGACGAAAATGAGGGCGACGATTTTGACGATGAAttcgaaaataaaatggcgaaaagtaaagggaaggaacaaaGCAACGATAAGGGAGAAATAAGTGGTGATGCAGAAGGAAGAGACACGAAACGTATGCATGGAAAGGAACCATCTGATGAAGTTCCAATCGGGAAAAGCATCCCCAAGGGGGATGAGCTGATAGTTCCCCCCGAAAAATTAGTGGCGAGCCAAACGGAAATCGTGACGGAGAGCATCATCGACGATGCAGGAAAGGTCGATACAACTGGCAAGCATGATCAGGACGGTCAGGAAGACTACGCTGACGGAATAAATGGTAACCCCACAGGGAATGATAACCTGGGAAGTGTTCCACACGAGCGGGGCATATTAAAGCATAACTTTAACAAACCTGGTCATGGAGACCATTACGACGAATGGATAACCGTGGAAACGAGCATTTGTGCCAATTTAAACGAAAGGCCCAACCCATCCGTGCTATTGGAAGGGGCATTAATAGCTGAAAAGGAGGCGGAATTAAGAAGtattaaaaacaaatataaaaTCACAGACAATGAAATTTGTGTTAAGCCATCAAATGAACCCAATATTTCTTTCAgtcctaaaaaaaatttttatgtgatAGGAGAGAAAATAGAATTCATTTGTCAAAAGGGATATAAAATTGTTGGGACAACAAATGTAGGGGTATGTGTAGGCAGAAATAAAATCGTTCCCAACATAAGTTGTGAATCATTAAACGATTTCGACGATGTTCAGAAGGAGAACATACAGAAGATCAATAGCCTGATTAGCTCTGGGGTTAGTTCAGCTTTGTCTGGGTTCCTAGCAATGGTGCTCTTCGTCGTTGGAACTCTCCTCACCCAGTGA
- a CDS encoding lysine decarboxylase, putative yields MNSANDAIFYGEKNSVHCNDLSESGPDRCVKNGDMQNDYIMSNDVTSEGVDITVDPGENGVVNAAYLDTPLHQHLPPHRGERKKKQYAKTERDKYDRIEELEKYLNISNATNVCSLRIKLWEALMLYVNNVNAELIYFIIKCLMEVEVYWGEEASNNLQDILNLINDKKYKEVLNKIGETLSSLSVTTGKATEENPFFYTLIVSSRRDENNSNYNSDLACELNKILQYEQNRLSNQNNNKKLEYKIIEVSNAKEALLACLINSQILSVVLVDNLSIDEDYRREGFEFYNFSEENSLNNKCGMLNGGMVSGGMVNGGMVNSGMINGGMVNMASMINVASMANGGAQMKPPFTHSMHNGSSSNSRDAMRNIILSNYRGCNGNNGSVCNNYCGGGGQYGNGQYGSAPSANNPNGSGSALLNEHKKGANLLMKDYKFDIGNFVLGYEQLVAAPLEKMKKGFNSLVILIKSIAYIRSSVDIFCVCTSITLDKLQSVNNKIIRIFTTHDDHSDLHESILDGVKKKIKTPFFNALKAYAERPIGVFHALAISKGNSVRRSRWVQSLLDFYGVNLFKAESSATCGGLDSLLDPHGSLKEAQIMAARAYGSKYCFFVTNGTSSSNKIVMQALVKPGDIILVDRACHKSHHYGFVLSQALPCYLDPYPVSRYGIYGAVPIYVIKKTLLEYRNSNKLHLVRLIILTNCTFDGIVYNVKRVIEECLAIKPDLIFLFDEAWFAYACFHPILKFRTAMTVADKMRNQEQKRIYHKVHKKLLKKFGNVRSLNEVPAEKLLKTRLYPNPDEYKVRVYATQSIHKSLTSLRQGSVILISDDNFESHAYTPFKEAYYTHMSTSPNYQILATLDAGRAQMELEGYGLVEKQVEAAFLIRKELSEDPIISRYFRTLNAEDLIPDSLRLCHNLYMKRKRKCTKEGYSTDSKGSINGTYSCVSNHQGKASTTTKEKRSKALRMARKGRRSGTNNEHTIQSSNISSHECVNDTTGCTNNVVRNSFIFGDFTNNNSVVEGGINDFGNDPRGYVKMNKRKSRRDERNGKEGGTSGTIDDSNNGSIILNSENENISFVHDRHNRNYNGSSYEIEMKNFLEYFECSWLSEDEFVLDPTRITLFTGYSGIDGDTFKVKWLMDKYGIQINKTSINSVLFQTNIGTTGSSCLFLRSCLSLISQELDQKRSLFNERDLNQFNDSVYNLVSNYIDLSEFSEFHPLFKKRYSDRRIFNREGDLRMAFYLAYEEDYVEYILMSDLKERVRQNELIVSASFIIPYPPGFPVLVPGQLISQEILEYLSGLSVKEIHGYDESMGFRCFYNFILEYFYNLVTSDPYAYYQKMDKGTYESLKCANLSKRRSMDNSYNLYIYDNETNRMKKMHGCNGSSSIYNNTSISDTYEDIVQVYNARSDHGRRNHHHNEYHGRHHHHHHHVSEYDSVNNNSTSTIPTLPHGGAVGESSVKGLHGSAKSGKERDAPRTMDGTSNSAGVSNHNTRRGSGEEGFQGVSEMNNEQAISNGTGGSLSERNIGKSRAKGSLKESRMTHVEQNKTNIYDHHSNGMVRYDQNSSLVSKVKENVLIVKGKIGYASCGVGERSANYRYRDDPLPSVPKHKKEKKCKGCKSCDGGKSNHVALVKRRARADRIPQKREDAYNFESERSNEDDIHKERKQHQSRALNGRVVKKGKKKNASVGASGRDVACGESETNNTEEITEEITEDITEEIAEEVAKENEKKNKEEGSVDSNSSDGDTTMPEEDGDSASAMKERRHGGKAQNVEGTDSGSYNTKKKGSIRGKVRKQKGNRNRNFNRECNRETDESNNVQSDVTVNTFNGANSISEIHCMRKEKRNDISEDDRYKNGGKGELIPKTRKSYPVMCNQLGKSGLRMKMQRKSAPGDSHWNNPLSYVDNKNYSYRSGSKNKGNEMECTKGSSKREDNYAGGASRGNSHSSRRSSSMSSSENYQSSESLKGGGSHSHAGRKSSTGLSGSEKANRSTTRSVGKSSKKNEEEVHNRVKEMNSPNGSMRNGSNEGAPLNRKIFISQEDIDKVSVDNQTGGSDNSSENRVTSENNLSHNSDIINSGEDVSGSAKRGAESRVSSRMNVNGNDGNNGTPNTEGKGEIAFCGNEYHYDGDDMKVNSSARENNELEKNCIRKLNSLNNNSYINNLITHVDDDTFIHKEGNFFLECALTNSEMNGSSFEMDMSLNNVYSNGGDGDRHPGSYGRGKKSDFE; encoded by the coding sequence atgAATTCTGCTAACgatgccattttttatggCGAGAAGAACTCAGTGCACTGCAACGATCTAAGCGAAAGTGGTCCAGATAGGTGTGTGAAGAATGGAGACATGCAGAACGATTATATAATGAGTAACGATGTGACAAGTGAGGGAGTTGATATCACCGTGGATCCAGGGGAAAATGGGGTAGTCAATGCCGCATATTTAGATACACCTCTACATCAGCACTTGCCACCACATCGGGGAGAgcgaaaaaagaagcagtACGCAAAGACAGAGAGAGACAAATATGACCGAATTGAGGAACTCGAAAAATACCTTAACATTAGCAACGCCACAAATGTGTGTTCACTGAGAATTAAATTATGGGAAGCCCTAATGCTGTATGTAAACAATGTAAACGCAGAGCTGATTTACTTCATAATAAAGTGCCTGATGGAAGTGGAGGTGTATTGGGGGGAAGAAGCAAGCAACAATTTACAAGACATTTTAAATCTaataaatgataaaaagTATAAAGAAGTGTTAAATAAGATAGGAGAAACATTATCGAGTTTATCTGTAACGACAGGAAAAGCGACCGAAGaaaatccatttttttacacactGATTGTTTCATCCAGGAGAGATGAAAACAACAGTAATTACAATTCCGATTTGGCATGCGAACTGAACAAGATTCTACAGTATGAGCAAAACAGATTGTCCAatcaaaataataataaaaaattggaataCAAAATTATCGAGGTGAGCAACGCAAAGGAGGCTCTCCTAGCTTGCTTAATAAATTCGCAGATTTTGTCTGTGGTGTTGGTGGACAATTTATCTATTGATGAGGATTACAGAAGGGAGGGGTTTGAGTTTTACAACTTCAGTGAGGAGAACTCCCTGAACAACAAGTGCGGCATGCTAAATGGGGGCATGGTAAGTGGTGGCATGGTAAATGGCGGTATGGTAAATAGCGGTATGATAAATGGCGGCATGGTTAACATGGCTAGCATGATTAACGTAGCTAGCATGGCGAATGGAGGAGCCCAGATGAAGCCTCCCTTCACGCATAGCATGCATAACGGGTCATCATCCAACAGTAGAGATGCCATGAGGAATATTATTCTGTCCAATTATCGTGGCTGCAACGGTAACAATGGAAGCGTCTGCAACAATTATTGCGGCGGAGGTGGTCAATATGGAAACGGTCAGTATGGAAGTGCTCCCAGCGCGAACAACCCCAACGGTAGCGGAAGCGCGCTGCTGAATGAGCACAAGAAGGGAGCCAACTTGCTTATGAAGGATTATAAGTTTGATATAGGAAATTTTGTCCTAGGGTATGAACAACTGGTGGCTGCCCCTTTagaaaagatgaagaaggGATTTAACAGTTTAGTGATCCTCATTAAGAGCATCGCCTATATTAGAAGCTCTGTTgacattttttgtgtgtgcactTCCATCACGCTGGATAAGCTACAAAGTGTGAATAACAAAATAATTAGGATTTTCACTACACACGATGACCACAGCGATTTGCACGAATCCATTTTGGATggagtgaaaaagaaaataaagacacCGTTTTTTAACGCCTTGAAAGCGTATGCCGAGAGGCCCATTGGTGTATTTCACGCGCTAGCCATTAGCAAAGGGAACAGTGTAAGAAGAAGTAGATGGGTACAATCGCTCCTTGATTTTTATGgtgtaaatttatttaaagcAGAATCTAGTGCTACTTGTGGAGGGCTAGATTCTCTGTTGGACCCACATGGGTCATTAAAAGAAGCACAGATAATGGCTGCACGGGCGTACGGGAGCAAGTACTGTTTTTTCGTCACTAATGGAACGTCGAGTTCGAATAAAATAGTGATGCAGGCATTGGTTAAGCCGGGAGATATTATCCTAGTGGATAGAGCTTGTCACAAATCTCATCATTATGGATTTGTTCTAAGTCAAGCGCTACCCTGTTATTTAGATCCCTACCCGGTCTCGAGATACGGAATATACGGTGCAGTACCGATATATGTAATTAAGAAGACGCTTCTAGAATATAGAAATAGTAACAAGCTACACTTGGTTAGGTTGATAATTTTGACCAACTGCACCTTTGATGGAATTGTGTACAACGTGAAAAGAGTAATAGAGGAATGTCTAGCCATCAAGCCTGatttaattttcctctttgacGAAGCATGGTTTGCTTATGCATGTTTTCATCCCATACTCAAGTTCAGGACGGCTATGACCGTTGCAGACAAAATGAGGAACCAAGAGCAGAAGAGGATTTACCACAAGGTGCATAAGAAATTGTTGAAGAAGTTTGGGAATGTAAGGAGTTTAAACGAAGTACCAGCGGAGAAACTTCTAAAAACCAGATTGTATCCTAATCCAGATGAATACAAAGTGAGGGTATATGCCACCCAGTCCATTCATAAGTCATTGACATCTCTCCGACAAGGCAGTGTCATTCTGATAAGTGATGATAACTTTGAGTCACATGCCTATACTCCTTTTAAGGAAGCATACTACACGCATATGTCGACCTCGCCGAATTATCAAATATTGGCTACGTTAGATGCGGGGAGAGCTCAAATGGAACTGGAAGGATATGGCCTAGTAGAGAAACAAGTAGAAGCAGCTTTCCTCATTAGGAAGGAACTAAGCGAGGATCCTATAATTTCTCGATATTTCCGAACACTGAATGCGGAAGATTTAATACCTGATAGTTTGAGGCTATGTCATAATTTGTACATGAAGCGGAAGAGGAAGTGTACCAAGGAGGGGTACTCCACTGATTCGAAAGGGAGTATTAATGGGACATATTCCTGTGTGTCCAACCATCAGGGGAAGGCAAGCACGACTACAAAGGAGAAGCGTTCGAAAGCACTACGCATGGCAAGGAAAGGTAGAAGAAGCGGTACAAACAATGAGCATACAATACAGAGTAGCAACATATCCTCTCACGAATGCGTAAATGATACTACTGGATGCACAAATAATGTAGTGCGCAATTCGTTCATTTTCGGAGATTTCACCAATAACAATAGCGTGGTAGAAGGGGGCATCAACGACTTTGGTAATGACCCCCGTGGGTatgtaaaaatgaacaaacgaaAAAGCCGAAGAGAtgaacgaaatggaaaagaaggcGGAACATCTGGAACGATAGACGACAGTAACAACGGAAGTATTATACTAAAtagcgaaaatgaaaatatcagTTTTGTACATGATAGGCATAACAGAAATTATAACGGTTCCTCTTACGAAAtagaaatgaagaatttcTTAGAATATTTTGAGTGCTCCTGGTTGAGCGAAGACGAATTTGTTTTGGATCCTACGAGGATTACTCTCTTTACAGGTTATTCAGGAATTGATGGAGATACGTTTAAGGTGAAGTGGCTGATGGACAAGTACGGGATCCAGATAAACAAAACGTCTATCAATAGTGTTTTGTTCCAAACGAATATCGGAACGACCGGTTCATCTTGTCTCTTCTTGAGAAGTTGTCTGTCTCTCATATCGCAGGAGCTCGACCAAAAGAGGAGTCTCTTTAACGAGAGAGATCTAAACCAATTTAACGACAGTGTCTACAATTTAGTTTCTAACTACATCGACTTGTCAGAATTTAGTGAATTTCATCCCCTCTTTAAGAAAAGATATTCTGATCGGAGAATATTCAATAGGGAAGGGGATTTGAGGATGGCTTTCTACTTAGCATATGAAGAAGATTATgtagaatatattttaatgtcCGACTTGAAAGAACGAGTAAGACAGAATGAGTTAATTGTTTCGGCAAGTTTTATCATCCCATACCCTCCTGGATTTCCCGTGTTGGTACCAGGACAGTTGATAAGCCAAGAAATCCTGGAGTACCTTTCAGGTCTTAGCGTTAAAGAGATACATGGTTATGATGAAAGCATGGGTTTCAGATGCTTCTACAATTTCATTttagaatatttttacaacctCGTAACTTCGGATCCTTATGCCTACTACCAGAAGATGGATAAGGGAACGTACGAAAGTTTGAAGTGTGCTAATTTGAGCAAACGAAGGAGCATGGACAattcctacaacctttatatATACGACAATGAGACTAacaggatgaagaagatgcaTGGGTGCAATGGGAGTTCCTCGATTTACAATAATACTTCCATTAGTGATACTTACGAGGATATCGTACAGGTATATAATGCGAGGAGTGACCACGGAAGGCGTAATCACCACCACAACGAATACCATGGTcgccaccaccaccaccatcaccacGTTAGTGAGTATGACAGTGTGAACAACAATTCGACTTCCACCATTCCAACCTTGCCACATGGAGGGGCAGTGGGGGAGAGCTCCGTGAAAGGTCTACATGGAAGCgcaaaaagtggaaaggagCGCGATGCTCCTCGAACGATGGATGGCACCTCCAACAGCGCAGGTGTTAGCAATCACAACACGAGAAGGGGAAGTGGAGAGGAGGGGTTCCAGGGCGTAAGCGAAATGAATAATGAGCAGGCCATTTCCAACGGCACGGGTGGCAGTTTGTCAGAGAGGAATATCGGCAAGTCGCGTGCAAAGGGATCGTTAAAAGAGAGCAGAATGACCCATGTGGAGcagaacaaaacaaacatCTACGACCACCACTCAAATGGTATGGTGAGGTACGACCAAAATAGCTCGCTCGTTAGTaaggtaaaagaaaatgtgttAATTGTTAAGGGGAAGATAGGCTATGCCAGTTGTGGTGTTGGCGAGAGATCGGCCAATTACCGCTATCGGGATGACCCTTTGCCATCAGTGCCAAAGcacaagaaggagaagaagtgcAAGGGGTGTAAATCCTGTGATGGAGGGAAGAGCAACCATGTGGCGCTAGTGAAGCGAAGAGCCCGAGCGGATCGCATCCCCCAGAAGAGGGAAGACGCATATAATTTCGAAAGTGAAAGAAGCAACGAGGACGATATTCACAAGGAGAGAAAACAACACCAAAGCAGAGCTTTGAATGGAAGAGTTGTGAagaagggcaaaaaaaagaatgcctCCGTAGGGGCATCGGGCCGGGATGTAGCCTGTGGGGAGAGTGAGACAAACAATACGGAGGAGATCACGGAAGAGATTACCGAAGATATTACTGAAGAGATTGCCGAGGAGGTTGCCAAagagaatgagaagaaaaataaggaagaaggttcGGTTGATAGTAATAGCAGCGATGGCGACACAACTATGCCGGAGGAGGACGGTGACAGTGCTTCTGctatgaaggaaagaaggcaCGGAGGAAAAGCGCAAAACGTAGAAGGAACAGACAGTGGAAGTTATAATACGAAGAAGAAAGGCAGTATAAGGGGCAAAGTTCGAAAACAGAAAGGTAACCGTAACCGTAACTTCAATCGTGAATGTAACCGCGAAACTGATGAGAGCAATAACGTGCAGAGTGACGTAACGGTTAACACTTTCAACGGGGCGAATTCCATCTCAGAAATACACTGtatgaggaaggagaaaagaaatgatATAAGTGAAGATGACAGGTATAAGAACGGTGGGAAGGGTGAGTTAATTCCAAAGACCAGGAAGTCGTACCCTGTTATGTGTAACCAATTAGGGAAGAGTGGGTTGAGAATGAAGATGCAGAGGAAATCTGCACCGGGTGATAGTCACTGGAACAACCCCCTCAGTTATGTGGACAATAAGAACTATTCGTACCGTTCCGGATCGAAGAACAAGGGAAATGAAATGGAATGCACAAAAGGTAGCAGTAAAAGGGAGGATAATTACGCTGGGGGTGCAAGCAGAGGCAACAGTCATTCTAGCAGGCGAAGCAGCAGTATGTCGTCCTCGGAGAATTATCAATCAAGTGAAAGCCTAAAGGGAGGAGGATCCCACAGCCACGCGGGTAGGAAGAGCTCCACTGGATTGAGCGGGAGTGAGAAGGCCAACCGTAGTACTACTCGTTCTGTTGGAAAAAGTTCGAAAAAGAATGAGGAAGAAGTACACAACAgagtgaaggaaatgaaCAGTCCAAATGGCTCGATGAGGAATGGCTCAAATGAGGGGGCTCCCTTaaataggaaaatttttattagtCAGGAAGATATAGACAAGGTAAGCGTGGACAACCAAACTGGTGGTAGTGACAACTCCTCGGAGAATAGAGTGACTTCGGAGAATAACCTATCACATAACAGCGACATCATCAACAGTGGTGAAGACGTCAGTGGTAGTGCAAAGAGAGGAGCGGAAAGCAGAGTTAGTTCCCGTATGAACGTTAATGGAAATGATGGAAATAATGGAACGCCAAACACGgagggaaaaggggaaatagcTTTTTGTGGAAATGAGTATCACTATGATGGGGACGATATGAAGGTGAATTCTTCCGCTAGAGAAAACAACGAATTGgagaaaaactgcattaggAAGTTAAACTCGCTTAACAATAATAGCTACATAAATAATTTGATAACACATGTGGATGACGACACGTTTATCCATAAGGAGGGTAATTTCTTCCTGGAGTGTGCCCTGACAAATTCAGAAATGAATGGTAGCTCCTTCGAAATGGACATGTCTTTGAATAATGTGTATTCTAATGGTGGCGATGGGGACAGGCACCCTGGGAGCTATGGCCGAGGAAAGAAGAGTGACTTTGAGTAG